The Ancylothrix sp. D3o DNA segment CTAAGAAAATAAAAGAGATAGATATAAAGTCTGAAATATATTGCATAAACGGATTTACAGATGATGTCCGAATTAATTGCCTGTGGAGTTACCCGATAGAGTCAGCCAGGACAATTCAAAGAATCGGAATTGCTATCACACCAGATTACACATTAGATTCAACTTGGGCAGAACCAGTAAATCGCTGGCAAACCTATCGCAGTCGTTGGGTAGGCGCTTTTTGGGAATCCAAAGGCATTAAAGTTATTCCCTCCGTTAATTGGTGTGATTCAAAATCATTTGAATATGGCTTTGAGGGTATTCTTCCTAATACAGTTATGGCAATTACAACAAATACTGTTTTTGAAGCTGATTTTTGGTCATTTCATCTCGGTCTACGGAAAATGATCGAGGTATTACATCCTTCCAAAATTTTAGTTGTGGGTTGCAAATTTCCCGAATTAGAGTTAGAATTTGGGGAATTAATAAAAAGATACAAACCGCATCTTAGATTAGGGGATCGGTTCTATTTCAGCACTTCGACGAAGGCTTAGTGACCACACTTCGGCAAGCTCAGTGACCACGCAACTTAGTTATGTATAAATTTGATTTTGCGGTTATTGGTTTTATTAT contains these protein-coding regions:
- a CDS encoding DUF4417 domain-containing protein; this translates as MPIIKGIEQPIEGMKLIVYEPKKIKEIDIKSEIYCINGFTDDVRINCLWSYPIESARTIQRIGIAITPDYTLDSTWAEPVNRWQTYRSRWVGAFWESKGIKVIPSVNWCDSKSFEYGFEGILPNTVMAITTNTVFEADFWSFHLGLRKMIEVLHPSKILVVGCKFPELELEFGELIKRYKPHLRLGDRFYFSTSTKA